A window of Dickeya zeae NCPPB 2538 contains these coding sequences:
- a CDS encoding inner membrane protein YpjD: MSVFAIVALATYFLSLGLIIPSLVRKNGAYRRLAVVSATIALICHAVALYQRIFNVQVGQNLSLLNMGSLISLIICTVMTIVASRNRGWFLLPIVYTFAFINLAFASFMPGEFITHLEAQPGLMVHIGLALFAYATLMIAALYALQLALLDYMLKTKRLGFTADMPPLLGIERKMFHITQIGVILLTLTLCTGLIYMNDLLSNKENLHKALFSLLAWFVYILLLWGHYHEGWRGRRVVWFNLIGALLLTLSYFGSRVIQNFLAH, from the coding sequence ATGTCTGTCTTCGCCATTGTAGCTTTAGCGACCTATTTCCTCAGCCTGGGATTGATTATTCCGAGCCTGGTGCGGAAAAACGGAGCCTACCGCCGTCTGGCCGTCGTCTCCGCCACGATCGCCCTGATCTGCCATGCAGTGGCCTTGTATCAGCGTATTTTCAACGTACAGGTTGGGCAAAACCTGAGCCTGCTCAATATGGGCTCACTCATAAGCCTGATTATCTGCACCGTGATGACTATCGTAGCGTCACGTAATCGCGGCTGGTTTTTGTTACCCATCGTCTACACCTTTGCCTTCATCAATCTGGCCTTTGCCAGTTTCATGCCAGGTGAATTTATTACCCATCTCGAAGCACAACCAGGCCTGATGGTACATATCGGCCTGGCACTATTTGCGTATGCCACGCTGATGATTGCCGCGTTGTATGCATTACAACTGGCACTGCTGGACTATATGCTGAAAACCAAGAGGCTAGGATTTACCGCTGATATGCCACCGTTGTTGGGTATCGAGCGAAAAATGTTCCACATTACCCAGATCGGCGTCATTCTGTTAACGCTCACGTTGTGTACCGGGCTTATCTACATGAATGATCTGCTCAGCAATAAAGAGAACTTGCATAAAGCACTGTTCTCCTTGCTGGCATGGTTTGTCTATATTCTGCTACTTTGGGGTCACTACCACGAAGGTTGGCGCGGACGCCGGGTTGTGTGGTTCAATCTTATTGGCGCATTACTCCTGACACTTTCCTACTTTGGCAGCCGGGTCATCCAGAACTTTCTGGCGCACTGA